From the genome of Arcobacter sp. F2176, one region includes:
- a CDS encoding YaiI/YqxD family protein, with the protein MKLFIDGDAFPNMLKPIVLRAIEKKGLETLVFANKKIDIGKSKYVKYIIVDLGADEADNKIVYEVSKDDLVITADIPLASRVIEKEAHAIDHRGETYTDDNIKQYLAIRNLMQSIRDAGEMTKGPPPFNKKDVQKFASSLNAFLQKI; encoded by the coding sequence ATGAAACTTTTTATAGATGGAGATGCTTTTCCTAATATGTTAAAACCTATAGTTTTAAGAGCCATTGAAAAAAAAGGCTTAGAGACTTTAGTTTTTGCAAATAAAAAAATAGATATAGGAAAATCAAAATATGTGAAATATATCATCGTGGATTTGGGAGCAGATGAAGCTGATAATAAAATTGTTTATGAGGTTTCAAAAGATGATTTGGTTATAACAGCTGATATTCCCTTAGCTTCTAGAGTAATAGAAAAAGAAGCCCATGCTATTGATCATAGAGGTGAAACCTATACAGATGATAATATCAAACAATATTTAGCCATAAGAAACTTGATGCAAAGTATAAGAGATGCAGGAGAGATGACAAAAGGACCACCACCTTTTAATAAAAAAGATGTACAAAAGTTTGCAAGTTCTTTAAATGCCTTTTTACAAAAAATTTAA
- a CDS encoding FkbM family methyltransferase gives MILSTSSGSPLEVKNGLDKMGFKNINYLALCKYSDLQLASPDFIDDFKDDFINNKLEYENTYNLLADDKSKEIFEKIINFKISYDLTFMQGFRNDHESQYFDKEIIPKIKNIRFVDGGGYVGDTLKEIIKNYPDFEKIYCVEPNALHINIAKRDFGNIDNIEFINCGLGSEKIVNQIKEELQNNCAHDYQATNINSIDNLISQKVDYIKLDIEGAEQDTIIGAKNTIKKYKPILAICIYHKAQDWYKVPQLVLDIESDYDIYLRHYMEGIYETVMYFIPKFK, from the coding sequence TTGATATTATCAACATCAAGTGGAAGTCCCCTCGAAGTAAAAAATGGCCTTGATAAAATGGGTTTTAAAAATATAAATTATCTCGCTCTTTGCAAATATAGTGATTTACAATTAGCTAGTCCTGATTTTATAGATGATTTTAAAGATGACTTTATAAATAACAAGCTTGAGTATGAAAATACTTATAATCTTTTAGCTGATGATAAATCAAAAGAAATATTTGAAAAGATAATTAATTTTAAAATATCTTATGACTTAACTTTTATGCAAGGTTTTAGAAACGACCACGAAAGCCAATATTTTGATAAAGAGATAATCCCAAAGATTAAAAATATAAGATTTGTAGATGGTGGTGGATATGTGGGAGATACTTTAAAAGAGATTATTAAAAACTATCCAGACTTTGAAAAAATATATTGTGTAGAACCAAATGCTTTACACATAAATATAGCAAAAAGAGATTTTGGAAATATTGATAATATAGAGTTTATAAATTGTGGACTTGGAAGTGAAAAAATAGTAAACCAGATAAAAGAAGAGTTACAAAATAATTGTGCCCATGATTATCAAGCTACAAATATAAACAGTATAGATAATCTAATAAGCCAAAAAGTTGATTATATAAAATTAGATATCGAAGGTGCAGAGCAAGATACAATAATTGGGGCAAAAAATACAATAAAAAAATACAAACCCATACTTGCAATTTGTATATATCATAAAGCACAAGATTGGTATAAAGTTCCCCAGTTAGTCTTAGATATAGAAAGTGACTATGATATTTATCTAAGACATTATATGGAAGGTATATACGAAACTGTTATGTATTTTATTCCCAAATTTAAATAA
- a CDS encoding YwbE family protein, producing the protein MADGKKRFDVKIGAKVNIVLKQDQRSGNLTQGIVKNILTNSPTHPHGIKVRLQDGQVGRVQEIL; encoded by the coding sequence ATGGCAGATGGTAAAAAACGTTTTGATGTAAAAATTGGAGCAAAGGTAAATATAGTTTTAAAACAAGATCAAAGAAGTGGAAATCTAACTCAAGGGATAGTTAAAAATATCTTAACAAATTCTCCTACTCATCCCCATGGTATAAAAGTAAGACTACAAGATGGTCAAGTGGGAAGAGTGCAAGAAATCTTATAA